The Bacillus sp. Bos-x628 genome segment CACCCTCCGTTCCTTTCAGAAAATAGGTCGTATCCCATTCGATTTTCTGACCCACTTTGATCATATCCTCTTTTGTCACGCGCTCTAACGCTTCTAAAAAGGAATCAAGGGTCTCTCCTGTTGGAATGACCGCATGCTGATATAGATATTCCGCTGTACCATAAGGCGTATCAATGGTTTCTAGCAGTTGATTTTTGACGACGGCCTTTGTTTGTTCAATAGCCTCATCTGTAAAATCACCTTTTTGCATAGCTTCAAATTGCTCTTTAATGATGTCGACAGCTTGGTGATAGTTCGCTACTTCAATTCCAGACATGACCATCATCAAACCTTTAAAGCTCTCAAGCCTTGACACAGCATAGTACGCAAGACTTGCTTTTTCACGAACATTGATAAAAAGTTTTGAATGTGAGAAGCCGCCAAATAGACCATTAAATAAGTGCAGCGCTGGATAATCTTGATCGGCGATTGTTGTATGTGTGCGAAAGCCGATATTCAGCTTGCCTTGTTTGACATCTTCTTCATCGATGACTTCTTTTGGTTCTGCATGTGACCTTGATGAATCCGCATCTTTTTTAACCGGCTCTCTGTCACTTGTTTTGAAATATTCAGTGACCATCCGCTTGATATCTTGCTCGTCAACGTCTCCCACAACATAGAGATCAAGCTGATCTGAATGAAGAGCATGCTTATAAGCTTCATAAAGAGTGCCCTCAGTGATCGCATCTAGGTCGTCCATTTCACCATGAACGTGCAGAGCATACGGCTCACCTTTACACATCTCTTGAACTAGTCGTAAATTTGAATAACGCATCTTATCATCATAAACAGCCTGAATGCGTTGCTTTAATGTTCGTTTCTCTTGATCTACAT includes the following:
- a CDS encoding pitrilysin family protein; translated protein: MTYLQENTFKTAGLNTHIVKTEKFKTVTILFKMLAPLSKDDVTMRSLFPHVLLRGTEKWPKTGELRAYFDELYGATVSADMAKKGENHVITFRLEMANEKYLKDQSPLLEKGISLLADLLFHPYLEEGVFSKLYVDQEKRTLKQRIQAVYDDKMRYSNLRLVQEMCKGEPYALHVHGEMDDLDAITEGTLYEAYKHALHSDQLDLYVVGDVDEQDIKRMVTEYFKTSDREPVKKDADSSRSHAEPKEVIDEEDVKQGKLNIGFRTHTTIADQDYPALHLFNGLFGGFSHSKLFINVREKASLAYYAVSRLESFKGLMMVMSGIEVANYHQAVDIIKEQFEAMQKGDFTDEAIEQTKAVVKNQLLETIDTPYGTAEYLYQHAVIPTGETLDSFLEALERVTKEDMIKVGQKIEWDTTYFLKGTEGAS